A window from Acinonyx jubatus isolate Ajub_Pintada_27869175 chromosome E1, VMU_Ajub_asm_v1.0, whole genome shotgun sequence encodes these proteins:
- the LOC106989262 gene encoding keratin-associated protein 2-3-like has product MSGSCCGSTCSSLGCGGGCCQPCCCRDPCCCRPVSCQTTVCRPVTCTCRCTRPICEPCRRPVCCDPCSLQEGCCRPISCCPTSCTAVVCRPCCWASTCCQPISVQAPCCRPPCCQPAPCRTTCRTSCCY; this is encoded by the coding sequence ATGTCCGGCTCCTGCTGCGgctccacctgctcctccctgGGCTGCGGGGGAGGCTGCTGCCAGCCCTGCTGCTGCCGCGACCCCTGCTGCTGCCGCCCCGTGAGCTGCCAGACCACCGTGTGCCGCCCCGTGACCTGCACCTGCCGCTGCACGCGCCCCATCTGCGAGCCCTGCCGCCGCCCCGTCTGCTGTGACCCCTGCTCCCTGCAGGAGGGCTGCTGCCGCCCCATCAGCTGCTGCCCCACGTCCTGCACGGCCGTGGTCTGCCGCCCCTGCTGCTGGGCCTCCACCTGCTGCCAGCCCATCTCTGTGCAGGCGCCCTGCTGTCGCCCCCCCTGCTGCCAGCCTGCCCCCTGCCGCACTACCTGCAGGACCTCCTGCTGCTACTAA